The Kaistia defluvii genome has a segment encoding these proteins:
- a CDS encoding PAS domain-containing protein, which yields MANDPAFDREDTGDTGGLRDELSAELLRLNCEIRDAKHRLNLMLDAAGATGGWQWDIRANRLTGDARFAALTSQDPVELAEGVPTSRFFANIAPDDYKRIRLAVAGILAGAEVFSKDYRLLKADGTMRWVHANGRAILSEDDEPLMFIGDLVDITEQRRIQEQLRIAQSAGEIGTFEHAQGFGTVTVSEQFCRLLGLHPTPILPVTTVNRLVHPDDLPIIELIHYDQPKLSANIEFRITRADTGEDRWLARRGEYVRDLSGPGLRYIGVIYDITTSKQNEARLKRLNEGLSESVRERTRDRDRIWRNSRDMLAVADRRGRLLDANPAWSAILGTENSNIVGKLISQLSAPEDAVLVESSIAETLGRGSASFESRVTHADGTPRWVSWAASRENETIYLYGRHITVEKEQESALREAEAQLRQSQKMEAVGQLTGGIAHDFNNMLTGIMGALDIIKRRLASGRLEGLDRFMDAATGSAQRAAGLTHRLLAFSRRQPLDQKPVDVRQLITDMRDLFDRSLSEQIELLIRPAPDCWAATTDLNQLENALLNLAINARDAMPDGGQLSVDTRNVTLAPGDVPSLSRRGQETQDFVAITVRDTGTGMSAEILEKVFEPFFTTKPIGQGTGLGLSMVYGFAQQSGGGVEIESKLGQGTAITLYLPRSLADSTPDIPDGALVPAGAGERVLVVEDDPSVRLLVVEVLQDLGYSAVEAINADMAIAKLRQNGAIDLMISDVGLPGMNGRQLADVARDILPGLKVLFITGYAANAVNKDAFLADGMDMITKPFNLEQLALKIREMLAASPTKAQPRPS from the coding sequence ATGGCAAACGACCCGGCCTTCGATCGTGAGGACACCGGCGATACGGGCGGCTTGCGCGACGAGCTTTCCGCCGAACTGCTGCGGCTGAATTGCGAAATCCGCGACGCGAAGCATCGCCTGAACCTCATGCTCGATGCCGCGGGGGCGACCGGCGGATGGCAATGGGACATCCGCGCGAACCGCCTGACCGGCGACGCGCGCTTTGCCGCCCTGACATCGCAGGATCCGGTCGAACTCGCCGAAGGCGTTCCCACCAGCCGCTTCTTCGCCAACATCGCACCCGACGACTACAAGCGCATCCGCCTGGCGGTCGCCGGCATCCTCGCGGGCGCCGAAGTCTTCTCGAAGGACTATCGCCTGCTCAAGGCAGACGGCACCATGCGCTGGGTCCACGCCAATGGCCGGGCCATTCTTTCCGAAGATGACGAACCGCTGATGTTCATCGGCGACCTCGTCGACATTACCGAGCAGCGGCGCATCCAGGAACAGCTCCGCATCGCGCAGTCGGCAGGCGAGATCGGCACGTTCGAGCACGCCCAGGGCTTCGGCACCGTGACGGTCTCCGAGCAGTTCTGCCGGCTTCTCGGCCTGCACCCGACGCCGATCCTGCCTGTCACCACGGTCAACCGGCTCGTCCACCCCGACGACCTGCCGATCATCGAGCTGATCCATTACGATCAGCCGAAGCTGAGCGCCAATATCGAGTTCCGCATCACGCGCGCCGATACCGGCGAAGACCGCTGGCTCGCGCGCCGCGGCGAATATGTCCGTGATCTCTCCGGCCCGGGCCTGCGCTATATCGGCGTCATCTACGACATCACCACGTCGAAACAGAACGAAGCCCGGCTGAAGCGCCTCAACGAGGGCCTGTCGGAGAGCGTACGCGAACGGACCCGCGACCGCGACCGCATCTGGCGGAACTCCCGCGACATGCTCGCGGTTGCCGACCGGCGCGGCCGGCTTCTCGACGCCAACCCGGCCTGGTCGGCGATCCTCGGCACCGAGAATTCCAACATCGTCGGCAAGCTCATTTCGCAGCTTTCCGCGCCCGAGGACGCGGTCCTCGTCGAAAGCAGTATCGCCGAGACGCTCGGCCGGGGCAGCGCGTCCTTCGAAAGTCGGGTGACGCATGCGGACGGCACGCCGCGCTGGGTTTCCTGGGCAGCTTCGCGGGAGAATGAAACGATCTATCTCTACGGACGGCACATCACCGTGGAGAAGGAACAGGAAAGCGCGCTGCGGGAGGCCGAAGCTCAGCTCCGCCAGAGCCAGAAGATGGAGGCTGTCGGCCAATTGACCGGCGGCATCGCCCATGACTTCAACAACATGCTCACCGGCATCATGGGCGCGCTCGATATCATCAAGCGTCGCCTGGCTTCGGGGAGGCTCGAGGGTCTCGACCGGTTCATGGACGCCGCCACCGGTTCGGCGCAACGCGCCGCCGGGCTGACCCATCGGCTGCTCGCCTTCTCGCGCCGCCAGCCGCTTGACCAGAAGCCCGTCGATGTCCGGCAGCTCATCACCGACATGCGCGACCTGTTCGACCGAAGCCTCAGCGAGCAGATCGAACTGCTGATCCGTCCGGCGCCGGATTGCTGGGCTGCCACCACCGATTTGAACCAGCTGGAAAACGCCCTGCTGAATCTCGCCATCAATGCCCGGGACGCCATGCCCGATGGCGGACAGTTGAGCGTCGATACCCGCAACGTCACCCTGGCGCCGGGCGACGTTCCCAGCCTTTCCCGCCGAGGTCAGGAGACGCAGGACTTCGTTGCGATCACGGTGCGCGATACCGGGACCGGCATGTCCGCTGAGATTCTCGAAAAGGTGTTCGAGCCCTTCTTCACGACCAAGCCGATCGGACAGGGAACGGGTCTTGGCCTGTCGATGGTCTACGGATTCGCCCAGCAATCCGGCGGTGGCGTCGAGATCGAAAGCAAGCTGGGGCAAGGCACGGCGATCACGCTCTACCTGCCCCGGAGCCTCGCCGACAGCACCCCGGACATTCCAGACGGCGCGCTGGTTCCGGCCGGTGCCGGCGAACGCGTTCTGGTCGTCGAGGACGATCCGTCCGTCCGTTTGCTGGTGGTCGAGGTGCTGCAGGATCTCGGCTATAGCGCGGTCGAGGCGATCAATGCCGACATGGCGATCGCCAAGCTCCGCCAGAATGGCGCCATCGACCTGATGATTTCCGATGTCGGCCTGCCCGGCATGAACGGCCGGCAGCTGGCGGACGTTGCGCGTGACATCCTTCCCGGCCTCAAGGTGCTGTTCATCACGGGCTACGCCGCCAACGCGGTCAACAAGGACGCCTTCCTTGCAGACGGCATGGACATGATCACGAAGCCCTTCAATCTAGAGCAGCTGGCGCTCAAGATCCGCGAGATGCTCGCGGCTTCCCCGACCAAGGCCCAACCACGACCCTCCTGA
- a CDS encoding chemotaxis protein CheW — translation MAGAKARIASEAGRKLTVVIDGRDYLLPAEKVLEVGRRPAITRVPNSLPALAGLMNFHGLAIPVIRLSGLVPSTKGGAPAPSRETRVVVYDEHGAVALLIDDVRQLTSGKASAAQSLDVAELLAAQFFEAAPLPHRAASQPADPHRETEADGDTRALLSFRLSGQHFALPLENVAEVLKLPAEVTGLPKGAATSVGMIVLREDVVPLVSLAALLGLAEALGETRHVVVVHFGDERIGLVSGLLTGVVRVPETSIDPVPAILQRGTGDAEIDAIARGDGRRPLISILTPARLFRNREVRAALAGQGVRETDMPDHRAADPDQRFLVFAVGDDVFGLPIESVDEIVQLPNAISRVPNAPDFIAGVINIRGKAVPVIDQRMRFQAAGGLGAKRPRVIVVTIDKLQAGFIVDSVSEILMVPTSAIRPAPSLPGNGGQIFDRVTTRGDDGAMILLVDPKELLDRAERDLLKRFQPTADTAQPS, via the coding sequence ATGGCGGGGGCAAAGGCTCGCATAGCCAGCGAGGCCGGACGCAAGCTGACCGTCGTCATCGATGGCCGCGACTATCTGCTTCCAGCGGAAAAGGTGCTCGAGGTCGGGCGTCGGCCTGCGATTACGCGCGTTCCAAACAGCTTGCCGGCCCTGGCGGGCCTGATGAATTTTCATGGGTTGGCCATCCCCGTCATCCGCCTGAGCGGGTTGGTGCCTTCGACCAAGGGCGGCGCGCCGGCGCCATCCCGGGAAACCAGGGTTGTCGTTTATGACGAGCACGGCGCGGTCGCGCTTCTTATCGATGACGTCCGCCAGCTGACATCCGGCAAGGCTTCTGCGGCGCAGTCGCTCGATGTCGCCGAACTGCTGGCTGCCCAATTCTTCGAAGCTGCCCCGCTGCCCCATCGTGCGGCCAGCCAGCCCGCGGACCCGCACAGGGAGACCGAGGCTGACGGGGACACGCGTGCGCTGCTGTCATTCCGCCTGTCCGGACAGCACTTCGCCCTGCCGCTGGAAAATGTTGCCGAGGTCCTGAAGCTGCCGGCCGAGGTCACCGGACTGCCGAAGGGGGCGGCGACGTCCGTCGGCATGATCGTCCTTCGGGAGGATGTCGTCCCGCTGGTTTCGCTCGCGGCGCTGCTCGGCCTTGCCGAGGCTCTCGGTGAGACGCGGCACGTCGTTGTGGTCCATTTCGGAGATGAGCGTATCGGACTGGTTTCCGGGCTGCTGACTGGCGTCGTTCGGGTTCCCGAGACCTCCATCGATCCCGTTCCGGCGATCCTCCAGCGCGGAACCGGCGATGCGGAGATTGACGCGATCGCTCGGGGTGACGGCCGTCGGCCGCTGATCTCGATCCTGACGCCGGCGCGCCTGTTTCGAAACCGCGAGGTCCGCGCGGCGTTGGCGGGCCAGGGCGTCAGGGAGACCGACATGCCGGACCATCGCGCCGCCGACCCGGACCAGCGCTTCCTCGTCTTCGCTGTCGGCGACGACGTCTTCGGCCTGCCGATCGAGTCGGTCGACGAGATCGTCCAACTGCCCAACGCGATTTCCCGCGTTCCCAACGCGCCGGACTTCATCGCCGGCGTGATCAACATCCGGGGCAAGGCGGTTCCGGTGATCGACCAGCGCATGCGCTTCCAGGCGGCGGGGGGCCTCGGGGCGAAGCGGCCGCGCGTCATCGTGGTGACGATCGACAAGCTGCAGGCCGGCTTCATCGTCGATTCCGTCTCGGAGATCCTGATGGTGCCAACCTCCGCCATCAGGCCGGCGCCCAGCTTGCCGGGAAATGGCGGCCAGATCTTCGACCGGGTCACCACTCGGGGCGACGACGGCGCGATGATCCTCCTCGTCGATCCGAAGGAACTGCTGGACAGGGCCGAGCGGGACCTTCTCAAGCGCTTCCAGCCGACAGCCGACACGGCACAACCGTCGTGA
- the cheB gene encoding chemotaxis-specific protein-glutamate methyltransferase CheB, translated as MIRLLIVDDSALMRRFLGRIFEAEPDFEIASARDGAEALDMIRDFAPHVVTLDITMPRMDGLACLDRIMVEHPCPVVMVSALTEDGADETLRALEMGAIDFIPKPQGTISLHADELAPLIVERVRAAAAARVPRSRRLAERVRFRAESHAARSSQSARPVASKADFQLSDDCVVLIGCSTGGPPALDAVLSGLPGDFPWPVVVAQHMPVSFTGPLARRLDKLCAVSVVEVTKPTPLEAGHVYIGRGDADVVLTRRNKVLTAIAMPADPEHRWHPSVDRMVRSAMEHVTASRLVGLLMTGMGNDGAATMAELRSRGGHTIAEAKQSAVVWGMPGELVKLDGAVDVVELPRIGERLMELAR; from the coding sequence GTGATCCGCCTCCTGATTGTCGACGATTCCGCCTTGATGCGCCGCTTCCTGGGCCGGATCTTCGAGGCTGAACCCGACTTCGAGATCGCCTCGGCGCGCGATGGCGCGGAGGCGCTGGACATGATCCGCGATTTCGCCCCCCACGTCGTCACCCTCGATATCACGATGCCCAGGATGGACGGCCTCGCCTGTCTCGATCGCATCATGGTCGAACACCCCTGCCCCGTCGTGATGGTCTCCGCCCTGACCGAGGATGGCGCGGACGAGACGCTGCGGGCGCTTGAAATGGGCGCGATCGACTTCATTCCGAAGCCGCAGGGCACGATCTCGCTGCATGCCGACGAACTGGCGCCGCTGATCGTCGAGCGCGTCCGCGCCGCGGCAGCCGCCAGGGTGCCGCGAAGCCGACGCCTGGCCGAACGCGTCCGGTTTCGGGCCGAGAGTCACGCGGCGCGGTCCTCGCAGTCAGCCCGCCCCGTCGCATCGAAGGCGGATTTCCAGCTTTCGGACGACTGCGTGGTGCTGATCGGCTGTTCGACCGGGGGCCCGCCGGCGCTCGATGCCGTGCTGTCCGGCCTGCCGGGCGATTTCCCGTGGCCGGTCGTCGTAGCCCAGCACATGCCGGTCTCGTTCACCGGCCCGCTGGCGCGCCGGCTCGACAAGCTTTGCGCGGTTTCGGTCGTCGAGGTGACGAAGCCGACGCCCCTGGAAGCCGGGCATGTCTATATTGGCCGGGGCGATGCGGATGTCGTCCTGACCCGCCGCAACAAGGTGCTCACCGCCATCGCCATGCCCGCCGATCCGGAGCACCGGTGGCATCCCAGCGTCGACCGCATGGTGCGCAGCGCCATGGAGCATGTGACCGCCAGCCGGCTCGTCGGACTGCTCATGACCGGCATGGGCAATGACGGGGCGGCGACGATGGCCGAATTGCGATCGCGCGGCGGCCATACGATTGCCGAGGCCAAGCAGAGCGCCGTCGTATGGGGAATGCCCGGAGAGCTCGTGAAGCTGGATGGCGCGGTCGATGTCGTCGAACTGCCGCGTATTGGCGAGCGCCTGATGGAGCTGGCGCGATGA
- a CDS encoding response regulator transcription factor: protein MTVTILVVDDSKLARIVAGKTIAALQPDWTRVEASNADEALELVGERQIDVAVLDFNMPGRDGLELAAELRKSHADMPIAIITANIQDEVISRARDVNATFVSKPVTEDGMSGFLAGAALRLKQAR, encoded by the coding sequence ATGACGGTTACCATCCTCGTCGTCGATGACAGCAAGCTCGCACGCATCGTCGCCGGCAAGACCATCGCAGCGCTCCAGCCTGACTGGACCCGCGTCGAAGCAAGTAACGCTGATGAGGCGCTGGAACTGGTTGGAGAGAGGCAGATCGACGTCGCGGTGCTGGATTTCAACATGCCGGGACGCGACGGGCTCGAACTGGCGGCCGAATTGCGCAAGTCGCACGCCGACATGCCGATCGCCATCATCACGGCCAATATTCAGGACGAGGTCATCTCGCGTGCCCGCGACGTCAATGCGACGTTCGTCAGCAAGCCGGTGACGGAAGACGGCATGTCCGGATTTCTCGCAGGGGCAGCCCTGCGCCTCAAGCAGGCGCGTTGA
- a CDS encoding CheR family methyltransferase — MTTGEDSRYLSTADLLRLCDFLYRRTGMLFGETKRYYIDRRAADRVAATGAVSFGSYFNLLLSDPNEAEHLINRFTVNETYFYREEHQLRCLSASLLPDRIRDKMPGDRIRIWSVPCSTGEEPYSIAIWLLENWHLVDAYNVEIVGSDIDSVVLKDASLGEYGKRSVSRLSDDLRQRYFERAGGDRWRIIQDLRESVSFRPANLIDAQSMASEGAFDIIFCRNVLIYFDDESRRRTVDHLYDALLPGGYLCLGHTESMNRISQRFEVARFEDAVVYRRARGN; from the coding sequence ATGACCACAGGCGAAGATTCGCGATACCTTTCGACAGCCGATCTGCTGCGGCTTTGCGATTTCCTGTACCGGCGCACCGGGATGCTCTTCGGCGAGACAAAGCGATACTACATCGACCGACGCGCTGCGGACCGCGTTGCCGCGACGGGCGCCGTGTCCTTCGGATCCTATTTCAATCTTCTCCTCAGCGACCCCAATGAGGCGGAGCACCTGATCAACCGCTTCACGGTCAACGAAACCTATTTCTACCGCGAGGAACACCAGCTTCGCTGCCTGAGCGCCTCGCTGCTGCCGGACCGCATCCGTGACAAGATGCCGGGCGACCGCATCCGTATCTGGTCCGTTCCCTGCTCCACGGGCGAAGAACCCTATTCGATCGCGATCTGGCTGCTGGAGAACTGGCACCTCGTCGATGCCTACAATGTCGAGATCGTCGGTTCGGATATCGACAGCGTCGTGCTGAAGGATGCGAGCCTCGGCGAATACGGCAAGCGTTCCGTTTCCCGCCTGTCGGACGATCTCCGGCAACGCTATTTCGAGCGCGCCGGCGGGGACCGATGGCGGATCATCCAGGACCTGCGCGAATCCGTCAGCTTCCGCCCCGCCAACCTGATCGACGCCCAGTCCATGGCGTCCGAAGGCGCGTTCGACATCATCTTCTGCCGCAACGTGCTGATCTATTTCGACGATGAATCGCGCCGGCGGACCGTCGACCATCTCTATGATGCGCTGCTGCCGGGAGGATATCTCTGCCTGGGGCATACCGAATCCATGAACCGGATCTCCCAGCGGTTCGAGGTTGCCCGGTTCGAGGACGCTGTCGTCTACCGTCGCGCGCGGGGAAACTGA
- a CDS encoding chemotaxis protein CheX — MSDTDISLDELERDALTEVVNIGVSRAASSLRKMVGRQVLLSVPAVEIVTHAAAASLIGQRESEKLVAIKQEFEGAFSGRALLIFPETKSLELASAVMGDDVSAQQVLEMESEALSETGNVILNNCLGTMANMLKQSLKMSLPQIVRGSGDELFSTTDGGPKEALVLFLYINFSIQDRDIRGYIAMLMDLPSMASLKLLIADFIERVTKDAD, encoded by the coding sequence ATGAGCGATACGGATATCAGCCTGGACGAACTCGAGCGCGATGCCCTGACCGAGGTCGTCAACATCGGCGTCAGCCGCGCAGCCTCGAGCCTGCGCAAGATGGTTGGGCGCCAGGTTCTGCTGTCCGTTCCCGCCGTCGAGATCGTCACGCATGCCGCCGCTGCCTCCCTGATCGGCCAGCGCGAGAGCGAGAAACTCGTCGCCATCAAGCAGGAGTTCGAGGGCGCCTTTTCCGGGCGCGCCTTGCTCATCTTTCCGGAGACCAAGAGCCTGGAATTGGCCAGCGCCGTCATGGGCGACGATGTCAGCGCCCAGCAGGTGCTGGAGATGGAAAGCGAGGCTCTGTCCGAGACGGGCAACGTCATACTCAACAATTGCCTTGGCACCATGGCCAACATGCTGAAGCAGTCGCTGAAGATGTCCCTGCCGCAGATCGTGCGCGGCAGCGGTGACGAGCTTTTCTCGACAACGGACGGCGGACCCAAGGAGGCGCTGGTCCTGTTCCTCTACATCAATTTCTCGATCCAGGACCGCGACATCCGCGGCTATATCGCGATGCTGATGGACCTGCCCTCCATGGCTTCGTTGAAACTGCTCATTGCCGACTTCATCGAGCGCGTGACGAAAGATGCCGATTGA
- a CDS encoding methyl-accepting chemotaxis protein, with protein sequence MVLVKTSEIAKRADAPAPSAAVAAPETKGAAARRSQDRARVRQQKVAERIGAATEELASGMTEAAAAAQQLRQSLEQISAGAEEAAGAAQESQGAVEMLGATFSRVRDSAETSRRKTDALHAAALESAAQIEDAITSLVTASTRQLASVDIAVRLEKQAAGIGATTQMVADISDRTNLLALNAAIEAARAGDVGKGFAVVADEVRALAEVAERTARDIEGQSTSIQREVQTLAEQIRGAASTAQRQTVTARSITDHLSAMRDDLGALSDSSQKILASAIEADVAVREAGRGSELVASAAEQQSAAVAQAQRSVQQQSQALDQSQEAAQSLAVLAEDLHGQGSAASGREQLSAAAEELSATVQELAGAAAEILIAIDQIGRGAQAQAAATQQSNAALQSVEKTLDQSEKATRLAIERARSIASLSAKTQTALEEISGNFAATLDGTQISLDVLNSLADVSRNIEKSIDRIVLVSVQTSMLSVSGSIEAARSGEAGRGFAQVSSDIRKLAQEGSDYIEGVKDVVRLMQLQIATMRHDLEMVLEVAGNERSKNAAVIERMKSVERDIAAIAKGSDEMLGQAQLALAAVREVQSGTLQIATAAQEASAAAITASTAAKEQSRAAEDLAAAIEEIASLADELQLAAS encoded by the coding sequence ATGGTGCTGGTGAAGACGTCCGAGATCGCGAAGCGCGCCGACGCGCCGGCCCCGTCGGCGGCAGTGGCCGCCCCCGAGACCAAGGGCGCCGCAGCGCGTCGATCCCAGGACCGGGCCCGGGTCCGCCAGCAGAAGGTGGCCGAGCGGATCGGCGCCGCGACCGAGGAATTGGCGAGCGGGATGACCGAGGCCGCGGCGGCGGCTCAACAGCTGCGCCAGTCGCTGGAGCAGATCTCGGCGGGTGCCGAGGAAGCGGCCGGAGCGGCCCAGGAGTCCCAGGGCGCCGTCGAGATGCTGGGGGCGACGTTCTCCCGGGTTCGCGATTCCGCAGAGACCTCGCGGCGCAAGACGGATGCCCTGCATGCCGCCGCGCTGGAAAGTGCGGCCCAGATCGAGGACGCCATCACCTCCCTCGTCACGGCCTCCACGCGCCAGCTCGCTTCGGTGGATATCGCGGTGCGGCTGGAGAAGCAGGCGGCCGGCATCGGCGCAACGACGCAGATGGTGGCGGACATTTCGGACCGCACGAACCTGCTCGCCCTGAATGCGGCGATCGAAGCCGCCCGCGCCGGCGATGTCGGCAAGGGATTCGCCGTGGTTGCCGACGAGGTCCGCGCCCTGGCCGAAGTGGCGGAGCGGACAGCCCGCGACATTGAGGGGCAGTCCACCAGCATCCAGCGAGAGGTACAGACGCTCGCCGAGCAGATCCGCGGCGCGGCGAGCACCGCCCAGCGCCAGACGGTGACGGCCCGTTCCATCACCGACCATCTTTCCGCCATGCGCGATGATCTCGGGGCGCTTTCCGACAGCAGCCAGAAGATCCTCGCCTCCGCAATCGAGGCGGACGTCGCCGTTCGCGAGGCCGGCCGCGGTTCGGAACTCGTGGCCAGCGCCGCCGAGCAACAGTCCGCGGCCGTGGCGCAGGCCCAGCGATCGGTCCAGCAGCAGAGCCAGGCCTTGGACCAGAGCCAGGAGGCCGCCCAGTCCCTGGCCGTCCTGGCCGAGGACCTGCACGGACAGGGCTCCGCGGCCAGCGGGCGGGAGCAGCTCAGCGCCGCGGCCGAGGAACTGTCGGCCACAGTTCAGGAACTCGCCGGCGCCGCCGCGGAAATCCTGATCGCGATCGACCAGATCGGCCGAGGCGCCCAGGCCCAGGCGGCAGCGACGCAGCAATCGAATGCGGCGCTGCAGTCCGTCGAGAAGACGCTCGACCAGTCGGAAAAAGCAACGCGCCTCGCCATCGAGCGGGCCCGTTCGATCGCGTCGCTCTCGGCCAAGACGCAGACCGCGCTGGAAGAGATCAGCGGGAACTTCGCGGCGACCTTGGACGGGACGCAGATTTCACTCGACGTGCTGAACTCGCTGGCGGACGTCTCGCGAAACATCGAGAAAAGCATCGACCGGATCGTCCTGGTATCGGTCCAGACGAGCATGCTTTCAGTGTCGGGGTCGATCGAGGCCGCCAGGTCCGGCGAAGCCGGCCGGGGTTTCGCGCAGGTCTCCAGCGACATTCGCAAGCTCGCCCAGGAAGGCAGCGACTATATCGAGGGCGTCAAGGACGTCGTGCGGCTGATGCAACTGCAGATCGCCACCATGCGCCATGATCTCGAGATGGTCCTGGAAGTCGCCGGAAACGAGCGAAGCAAGAATGCGGCGGTGATCGAGCGCATGAAGAGCGTCGAGCGCGATATCGCCGCGATCGCCAAAGGCAGCGACGAGATGCTTGGCCAGGCCCAGCTTGCCCTCGCCGCGGTGCGGGAAGTGCAGTCCGGGACCCTGCAGATCGCGACCGCGGCCCAGGAAGCAAGCGCGGCGGCGATCACGGCCAGCACGGCTGCCAAGGAGCAGTCGCGCGCGGCCGAGGACCTTGCCGCCGCGATCGAGGAAATTGCGTCGCTCGCCGACGAGTTGCAGCTGGCGGCCAGCTAA
- a CDS encoding chemotaxis protein CheA, translating into MDDLLAQFVIEAAELTQQAAEDLLALEREPGDRARLDSAFRAIHTLKGSVGLFDLAPMQSALHAAEDVLGLAKKEDAELDPSRIDPMFAVVEWVDRCVRDLEQTGSLGAKAQEESAELVRALGSKASASASAVPPSLTSGPVPPWAASLFEAHPTGQGADAVAFRYAPTPQCFFNGDDPVTLLAAVPQIVFARILTRDEWPAPTEMNPFRSNLIFEAISTAKRADIEAVFRLIPDQIAIVQARLAAQPAPPPEPVEPSARTIRVDLARIDDIVTLVGEVLAAKNGMSALVAEAQALAGGLPLSRNIATAQQDLTRLINRLQRATTDVRMVPLGDTLRRLPRLAREISGQTGKPLQLDVSGSEIEADKSIVDGLYEPLLHMLRNAVDHGIETEEQRRIAGKPAKGRISVTARQVGHRIELQVADDGRGIEPEQIRATALARGLIPREAAESLDGTAILDLLFAPGFSTSESVTDLSGRGVGMDAVRTAVRRLGGKVAIASTVGAGTTITLSLPTGFSMSRILVVSSSGEAYGIPLEAVAETLRIPSDALVKVRAGEAYVLRNRTLPVLRLGDILGTPTPPRPNELMLVLELGATVVGLVVDSIGERFETLLRPPSGLLKHANSILGTAVVGDGRIVIVLNLEALLS; encoded by the coding sequence GTGGACGATCTCCTGGCCCAGTTCGTCATCGAGGCGGCGGAACTCACGCAGCAGGCGGCGGAGGATCTGCTCGCGCTGGAGCGCGAGCCGGGCGACCGCGCCAGGCTGGACAGCGCCTTCCGCGCCATTCACACTCTCAAGGGATCGGTCGGCCTCTTCGATCTCGCCCCGATGCAGAGCGCGCTGCACGCCGCCGAGGATGTGCTGGGGCTTGCGAAGAAGGAAGACGCCGAACTCGATCCCAGCCGGATCGATCCGATGTTCGCGGTCGTCGAATGGGTCGACCGCTGCGTCCGGGATCTGGAGCAGACCGGCTCGCTCGGCGCCAAGGCTCAGGAGGAAAGCGCGGAACTGGTTCGCGCCCTCGGGTCCAAGGCATCCGCCTCCGCTTCCGCGGTCCCGCCTTCGCTTACCTCCGGGCCGGTTCCGCCCTGGGCCGCGAGCCTTTTCGAGGCCCATCCGACGGGCCAAGGCGCGGATGCGGTAGCCTTTCGTTACGCGCCGACGCCGCAGTGCTTCTTCAACGGCGATGATCCGGTGACGCTGCTGGCCGCCGTGCCGCAGATCGTCTTCGCGCGGATCCTGACGCGCGACGAATGGCCAGCGCCGACGGAGATGAACCCTTTCCGCAGCAATCTGATCTTCGAGGCGATCTCGACGGCGAAGCGGGCGGATATCGAAGCGGTGTTCCGTCTCATTCCCGACCAGATCGCCATCGTCCAGGCGCGACTGGCCGCGCAGCCGGCGCCCCCGCCGGAACCTGTCGAGCCGAGCGCACGAACGATCCGCGTCGATCTTGCGCGGATCGATGACATCGTGACGCTCGTTGGCGAAGTGCTCGCCGCCAAGAACGGCATGTCCGCCCTCGTCGCCGAGGCGCAGGCGCTCGCCGGAGGGCTGCCGCTTTCCCGCAATATCGCGACCGCCCAACAGGACCTCACCCGCCTGATCAACCGGCTGCAGCGCGCCACGACCGACGTTCGCATGGTTCCGCTCGGCGATACGCTGCGCCGCCTGCCGCGCCTCGCGCGCGAGATTTCCGGACAGACCGGCAAGCCGCTGCAACTCGACGTCTCCGGCAGCGAGATCGAGGCCGACAAGAGCATCGTCGATGGCCTGTACGAGCCGCTGCTGCACATGCTTCGAAACGCGGTCGACCACGGCATCGAGACGGAGGAGCAGAGGCGGATCGCCGGCAAACCCGCCAAGGGCCGGATCTCGGTCACGGCCCGGCAGGTCGGCCACCGCATCGAACTGCAGGTCGCCGACGATGGTCGCGGAATCGAGCCCGAGCAGATCCGCGCCACGGCGCTGGCGCGTGGCCTGATCCCGCGCGAGGCTGCCGAGAGCCTGGACGGAACCGCCATCCTGGACCTGCTGTTCGCCCCCGGCTTTTCGACTTCGGAAAGCGTCACGGACCTTTCCGGGCGGGGCGTCGGCATGGATGCGGTACGGACGGCGGTGCGGCGCCTGGGCGGCAAGGTCGCCATCGCCAGCACGGTCGGAGCGGGAACGACGATCACGCTGTCCCTTCCCACCGGCTTCTCCATGAGCCGCATCCTGGTGGTCTCCAGCTCCGGCGAAGCCTATGGCATTCCGCTGGAAGCGGTCGCGGAAACGCTCCGCATACCGTCCGACGCGCTCGTGAAGGTCCGCGCCGGCGAGGCCTATGTGCTCCGCAACCGCACCCTTCCCGTGCTGCGGCTCGGCGACATCCTGGGCACCCCCACCCCGCCCCGGCCGAACGAGCTGATGCTGGTGCTGGAACTGGGAGCCACCGTGGTCGGCCTCGTAGTCGACAGTATCGGGGAACGCTTCGAGACCTTGCTTCGACCGCCCTCTGGCCTGCTGAAGCATGCCAACAGCATTCTGGGCACGGCCGTGGTCGGCGACGGCCGGATCGTCATCGTGCTGAACCTGGAGGCGCTGCTATCATGA